From a region of the Triticum aestivum cultivar Chinese Spring chromosome 7D, IWGSC CS RefSeq v2.1, whole genome shotgun sequence genome:
- the LOC123170556 gene encoding receptor kinase-like protein Xa21: MASCRCIVWFLCLHTFFCCLPLAISDETKNDRQALLCFKSKLSGPSRALASWSNASSDHCSWHGITCSALPPRRVIALDLESEGIAGSISACAANLTALRRLQLSNNSFHGGIPSELGLLSRLADLNLSMNSLEGNIPPELSACSRLRILGLWNNSLHGGIPPSLGQCKRLQEINLGNKKLQGGIPYALGNLPELCMLVLARNGLTGNIPPSLGSSLSLTYVDIGTNGLRGVIPESLANSSSLQVLRLTRNNLTGELPETLFNTAPLVAICLQTEQPRRFHTSFPPSLFNMSSLIFLAIANNSLVGQLPFNIGYTLPNIQGLILSTNNFSGSIPASLLKAYHLRKLYLYNNSFTGFIPSFSSLPNLKELDLSYNKLKAGDWGFISSLSNCSRLTMLMLDGNNLQGNLPSSIGNLSNSLQQFFLRNNKISGPIPPEIGNLEGLSWLYMDYNLFTGKIPPTIGNLYSMVYLSFAQNLLSGEIPDTIGNLVQLSSLKLDWNNFTGKIPGSIGRCTQLQNLNLAHNSLDGSIPRNIFKIYSLTGELDLSHNYFSGGMPEEVGNLINLNKLSISNNRLSGNIPSTLGQCVVLENLEMQSNFFVGSIPQSFVKLVSIKSMDISRNSLHGKISEFLATLSSLEKLNISFNNFYGEVPRGGIFDNADAVSIQGNDHLCTSVPTGGVSLCSPQVDDKKQKHNSLVLVLKIVMPIVVTIIILSCIAKIYWRKRVQGNTHLQIVNEHIKNISYEDIVRATNKFSSANLIGSGSFGTVYKGTLQFKKDQVAIKVFNLDIYGAQRSFIAECEALRNVRHRNLVKIITSCSSVDSTGGDFKALVFQYMPNGDLEMWLKNKTLGHGERNILTLSQRINISLDVAFALDYLHNHCAPPLIHCDLKPSNILLDNDMVAYVTDFGLARFLFTTSNEYQDSSASLACLKGSIGYIPPEYGMSEEISTKGDVYSFGVLLLQMITGCGPIDEKLNDGISLHEFVDEAFKKNMHEVVDPTMLQDDSNAADIMKNCVIPLLRIGLSCSMTSPKERPDMGQVSTEILRIKHMALQMGV, encoded by the exons ATGGCCTCCTGTAGATGCATTGTCTGGTTTCTCTGTCTCCACACCTTCTTTTGCTGCCTGCCATTAGCCATCAGCGATGAAACCAAGAATGACAGACAAGCTCTCCTTTGCTTCAAGTCCAAGCTCTCAGGTCCAAGCAGAGCTCTGGCATCATGGAGCAACGCGTCCTCGGACCACTGCAGCTGGCACGGGATCACCTGCAGTGCGCTGCCTCCTCGCCGTGTCATTGCACTCGACCTCGAATCCGAGGGCATCGCTGGCTCCATATCCGCTTGTGCCGCCAACCTCACCGCTCTTAGAAGGCTCCAACTATCAAACAACAGCTTCCACGGCGGCATACCGTCCGAGCTCGGCCTCCTGAGCCGACTCGCCGACCTCAACCTCAGCATGAACAGTTTGGAAGGTAACATCCCACCTGAACTCTCTGCATGTTCCCGACTCCGAATCCTTGGTTTGTGGAACAACTCCCTCCACGGAGGGATCCCTCCTAGCCTTGGCCAATGCAAGCGTCTTCAGGAGATTAACCTTGGCAACAAAAAGCTCCAAGGGGGCATCCCTTATGCTCTTGGGAATCTTCCTGAGCTGTGCATGCTAGTTCTCGCTCGCAACGGGCTTACCGGCAACATACCGCCGTCTTTGGGCAGCAGCCTTTCTCTCACATACGTCGATATTGGGACGAATGGTCTGAGAGGGGTCATCCCAGAGTCCTTAGCAAACAGTTCATCTCTCCAAGTACTTAGGCTCACGAGAAATAATCTTACTGGGGAACTCCCAGAGACTCTCTTCAACACTGCACCACTTGTTGCCATCTGCCTCCAAACAGAACAGCCTCGTCGGTTCCATACCTCCT TTCCGCCATCTCTCTTCAACATGTCGTCCCTGATATTTCTTGCCATAGCAAACAACTCCCTCGTAGGACAACTACCCTTCAATATTGGCTACAcgctaccaaatattcagggcttAATTCTCTCAACAAACAACTTTAGTGGCTCAATCCCAGCTTCTCTTCTCAAAGCTTACCATCTACGCAAGCTTTACTTGTACAATAATAGCTTTACTGGATTCATACCATCCTTCAGTTCATTGCCAAATTTAAAGGAACTAGATTTGTCGTACAACAAGCTAAAAGCAGGCGATTGGGGCTTTATCTCTTCGCTCTCAAACTGCTCCAGATTGACTATGCTGATGTTGGATGGGAACAATCTCCAAGGGAATTTGCCAAGTTCCATTGGAAATCTTTCCAATAGTCTCCAGCAGTTTTTTCTAAGAAACAACAAAATTTCCGGGCCTATACCGCCAGAGATTGGCAATCTTGAGGGCCTCAGTTGGTTGTACATGGATTACAATCTTTTCACTGGCAAAATACCGCCAACAATTGGGAATTTGTATAGCATGGTCTATCTATCCTTTGCTCAAAATTTGCTCTCGGGCGAAATACCAGATACTATTGGCAACCTTGTTCAGCTGAGTTCTCTAAAACTGGATTGGAATAACTTTACTGGAAAGATACCTGGAAGCATAGGACGTTGTACTCAGCTCCAAAATCTCAACCTTGCTCACAATTCACTAGATGGCAGTATACCGAGGAACATCTTCAAAATTTATTCACTCACTGGAGAGTTGGATTTGTCACACAACTACTTCTCTGGGGGCATGCCGGAGGAAGTTGGCAATCTCATTAATCTGAACAAACTTAGCATCTCAAATAACAGGTTGTCTGGCAATATCCCATCCACTCTCGGACAGTGTGTAGTTTTGGAGAATCTTGAAATGCAAAGCAACTTCTTTGTAGGAAGCATTCCGCAGTCCTTTGTGAAGTTAGTTAGCATCAAATCCATGGATATTTCCCGTAACAGTTTGCACGGAAAAATCTCAGAATTCCTAGCAACTTTGAGTTCTCTGGAAAAACTCAATATATCCTTCAACAACTTTTATGGAGAGGTTCCAAGAGGTGGTATATTTGACAACGCGGATGCAGTATcaatccaaggaaatgatcatttGTGTACAAGTGTTCCAACAGGAGGCGTGTCTCTTTGTTCTCCACAGGTGGACGACAAGAAACAGAAACACAACTCATTAGTTCTAGTCCTCAAGATAGTAATGCCAATTGTTGTCACTATAATAATTTTGTCCTGTATTGCGAAAATTTATTGGAGGAAGAGAGTGCAAGGAAATACACATCTGCAAATAGTCAACGAGCATATAAAGAATATATCATACGAAGACATTGTTAGGGCAACCAATAAGTTCTCCTCTGCAAACTTAATTGGCTCGGGATCATTTGGAACGGTTTATAAGGGCACTCTGCAGTTCAAGAAAGATCAAGTTGCTATCAAGGTATTCAATCTTGACATCTATGGAGCACAAAGGAGTTTCATTGCAGAGTGTGAAGCCCTACGAAATGTCCGCCATCGGAATCTTGTAAAGATCATCACATCATGCTCTTCTGTGGATTCTACCGGGGGAGATTTCAAGGCCCTAGTATTCCAATACATGCCGAATGGGGATCTGGAAATGTGGCTAAAAAATAAAACCCTTGGACATGGTGAAAGAAATATTCTGACTTTAAGCCAAAGGATTAATATTAGTTTGGATGTGGCATTTGCTTTGGACTATCTCCACAACCACTGTGCACCTCCGCTGATACATTGTGACTTGAAGCCAAGCAATATTCTGTTGGATAATGATATGGTTGCATATGTCACTGACTTTGGACTAGCAAGATTTCTGTTCACTACATCAAATGAATATCAAGATAGTTCAGCAAGTTTGGCCTGCCTAAAAGGATCCATCGGATACATCCCACCAG AGTATGGCATGAGCGAAGAGATATCAACCAAGGGTGATGTCTACAGTTTCGGAGTGCTTCTGTTACAAATGATAACAGGGTGTGGTCCAATTGATGAAAAACTCAATGATGGTATAAGCCTTCACGAATTTGTTGATGAAGCATTTAAAAAGAATATGCATGAGGTTGTCGATCCCACAATGCTCCAAGATGACAGCAATGCCGCTGACATAATGAAGAACTGTGTTATACCACTGCTTAGAATAGGCCTCTCTTGCTCTATGACATCACCCAAAGAGCGGCCGGATATGGGACAAGTTTCTACCGAGATCCTTAGAATCAAGCATATGGCCTTGCAAATGGGTGTATGA
- the LOC123170555 gene encoding translation initiation factor IF-2 yields the protein MALAPRSSLSSLVLLMSHGKPQLSAFFSSAATTASPVATAVKPPAAPAGGSPAIDPPAAAASSSGSGSTHSAPLECPSRTFGHVEPEPESEGSCHTLGHETDKISPGATKDQEGPISEGSCGTPQPVSDDPQPGPRKDPRHGVPEDP from the exons ATGGCGCTTGCTCCCCGGTCGTCTCTTAGCTCGCTGGTGCTGCTCATGTCGCACGGGAAGCCCCAGCTGAGCGCTTTCTTctcctccgccgccaccaccgcctcgccGGTTGCTACTGCCGTGAAGCCTCCAGCAGCTCCAGCCGGTGGTAGTCCGGCCATCGACCCTCCAGCCGCTGCAG CTTCGTCGTCTGGGTCTGGCTCGACTCACAGTGCCCCTCTCGAATGCCCAAgcagaacatttggacatgttgaACCTGAACCTGAATCTGAGGGTTCATGTCACACGCTTGGACATGAAACTGACAAGATTTCGCCTGGCGCCACCAAGGATCAGGAGGGCCCAATATCCGAGGGCTCATGCGGCACGCCTCAGCCTGTATCGGACGATCCTCAGCCTGGACCTCGCAAAGACCCGAGGCACGGAGTTCCTGAAGACCCGTAG